From Spirosoma agri, one genomic window encodes:
- the leuD gene encoding 3-isopropylmalate dehydratase small subunit, with amino-acid sequence MSKETFHTLTTKAVPLQIENIDTDQIIPARFLKATTREGFGENLFRDWAYNPDGTKKSDFVLNDPRHYEGEHSAQILVAGRNFGMGSSREHAAWAIHDFGFKAVVSSFFADIFRNNALNTFVLPVQVSDEFLNTLFTALDSNPDLLITIDLPSQTISLETGEHESFEINTYKKTCLLNGYDDIDYLLSLQNEIKQFDLAHSN; translated from the coding sequence ATGAGCAAAGAAACGTTTCATACCCTCACGACGAAAGCCGTTCCGCTACAGATCGAAAATATTGATACAGATCAAATTATTCCGGCGCGTTTTCTAAAAGCAACTACCCGCGAAGGTTTCGGTGAGAATCTCTTTCGCGACTGGGCTTACAACCCAGATGGCACCAAAAAATCGGACTTCGTTTTGAATGATCCGCGTCATTACGAAGGTGAACACAGTGCGCAGATTCTGGTAGCCGGTCGGAATTTTGGTATGGGTAGCAGCCGCGAACACGCAGCGTGGGCCATTCACGATTTTGGGTTTAAAGCCGTTGTATCGAGCTTCTTCGCCGATATCTTCCGGAATAATGCGTTAAATACCTTCGTGCTACCCGTTCAGGTATCTGATGAATTTCTCAACACGTTGTTTACGGCGCTGGATAGTAATCCCGATCTGCTGATCACGATCGATCTGCCTTCCCAGACGATATCCCTTGAAACGGGCGAACACGAATCGTTTGAGATCAACACCTATAAGAAAACATGCCTTCTGAATGGTTACGATGACATTGATTATCTGCTGAGCCTTCAGAACGAGATTAAACAGTTTGACCTAGCCCATTCAAATTAG
- a CDS encoding 2-isopropylmalate synthase encodes MSQRVYIFDTTLRDGEQVPGCQLTTDEKIVVAKELERMGVDVIEAGFPISSPGDFKSVVEISKSVTEPTICALSRAVKGDIDAAGEALKWAKRGRIHTGIGSSDIHIRNKFGSTREKILEQAIAAVKHAKTYVEDVEFYAEDAGRADLAFLAQLTEAVINAGATVVNIPDTTGYCLPDEYGKKIAYIYEHVTNVHKAVISIHCHNDLGLATANTLAGVMNGARQVEVTMNGIGERAGNTSLEEVVMALKIKKELGLHTNIDSTRLFPVSNLVSQMMRMPVQANKAIVGRNAFAHSSGIHQDGFLKHSENYEIMNPHDVGVPKSSIVLTARSGRHALKHRLELLGYRYDKPTLDGIYTRFLDMADIRKEVNDKDLMELVR; translated from the coding sequence ATGAGCCAACGAGTTTATATTTTCGATACTACTCTGCGCGACGGCGAACAGGTGCCGGGCTGCCAGTTGACTACCGACGAGAAAATTGTGGTAGCTAAAGAGCTAGAGCGTATGGGCGTTGATGTCATTGAAGCGGGTTTTCCGATATCCAGCCCCGGTGACTTCAAATCGGTGGTCGAAATTTCGAAATCAGTTACTGAACCCACAATCTGTGCCCTTAGCCGCGCCGTTAAAGGCGATATCGATGCGGCTGGCGAAGCATTAAAGTGGGCGAAACGCGGCCGGATTCATACAGGGATTGGCTCATCAGATATTCACATCCGGAATAAATTTGGCAGCACGCGTGAGAAGATTCTGGAACAGGCTATCGCAGCGGTAAAGCATGCAAAAACCTACGTCGAAGACGTTGAATTTTATGCTGAAGATGCAGGGCGGGCTGATCTGGCCTTCCTCGCCCAACTCACCGAAGCGGTGATCAATGCGGGTGCCACCGTTGTCAATATTCCGGATACAACGGGCTATTGCTTACCGGATGAGTATGGTAAAAAGATTGCTTACATCTACGAGCATGTAACAAATGTACATAAGGCTGTCATATCGATTCACTGCCACAATGATCTGGGCTTGGCCACAGCTAACACCTTGGCCGGCGTTATGAACGGAGCGCGGCAGGTTGAAGTCACTATGAATGGTATTGGCGAACGAGCCGGAAATACATCACTTGAAGAGGTGGTCATGGCGTTGAAGATCAAAAAAGAGTTGGGTTTACATACGAACATTGACTCCACACGGTTGTTTCCCGTCAGCAATCTCGTGTCGCAAATGATGCGGATGCCAGTACAAGCTAATAAAGCCATCGTTGGCCGCAATGCTTTTGCCCACTCATCGGGTATTCATCAGGACGGTTTTCTAAAGCACTCGGAGAATTATGAGATTATGAATCCTCATGACGTTGGCGTACCCAAATCATCTATTGTCCTCACAGCTCGCAGTGGCCGCCACGCATTGAAACACCGACTTGAGTTGCTAGGTTACCGGTATGACAAACCAACGCTGGATGGCATTTATACACGCTTTCTGGATATGGCCGATATTCGAAAAGAAGTGAATGATAAGGATTTAATGGAATTAGTTCGATAA
- the leuC gene encoding 3-isopropylmalate dehydratase large subunit — translation MNQPNTLFDKIWDAHVVKSAEGHPDAVFIDRHFIHEVTSPQAFDGLRKRGIGVFNTSRTTATADHNVPTKDQHLPIREALSRHQVETLRKNCDEFGVELYDLGHPFQGIVHIIGPELGLTLPGMTIVCGDSHTSTHGAFGNVAFGIGTSEVEQVLATQCILQNRPKRMRISINGQLTKGVTSKDIILYIISKISASGATGYFVEYAGDTIRGLSMEARMTICNMSIEMGARGGLIAPDDVTFDYIRGRKFAPQGDAFEQAVSQWRALKTDDGAVFDRELVYQAEDIQPMITYGTNPGMGIGIGEHIPNLSEIPAQELVSYTKSLAYMGLEPGMELLNKHVDYVFIGSCTNARIEDLRAVADFVKGKQKADGVEVWIVPGSVQVSNQAKAEGLVAVFEAAGFELREPGCSACLGMNEDKIPAGKYCISTSNRNFEGRQGPGARTFLASPIMAAAAAVMGRVTDVRELV, via the coding sequence ATGAACCAGCCAAACACTCTTTTTGATAAAATCTGGGATGCCCACGTTGTAAAAAGCGCCGAGGGTCATCCGGATGCTGTGTTTATTGATCGCCATTTTATCCACGAAGTAACCAGTCCACAGGCTTTCGACGGACTCCGTAAACGCGGTATTGGCGTCTTTAACACGTCCCGTACTACGGCCACCGCCGATCATAACGTACCGACCAAAGATCAGCATCTGCCCATTCGGGAAGCACTCTCCCGGCATCAGGTCGAGACGCTACGTAAAAACTGCGACGAATTCGGTGTAGAACTTTATGATCTGGGTCATCCCTTTCAGGGTATCGTTCACATTATCGGCCCGGAGCTGGGCCTGACCTTGCCCGGTATGACCATCGTTTGTGGTGACAGTCATACAAGCACGCACGGAGCCTTTGGTAATGTTGCTTTCGGTATCGGAACGAGCGAGGTGGAACAGGTACTGGCCACACAGTGTATCCTGCAAAACAGGCCCAAACGGATGCGGATCAGCATCAACGGTCAGTTGACAAAAGGAGTGACTTCGAAAGACATTATTCTATACATCATCTCGAAAATCTCAGCTAGTGGCGCTACCGGCTATTTCGTCGAATACGCGGGTGATACGATCCGTGGCTTATCGATGGAAGCCCGAATGACGATCTGCAACATGAGCATCGAGATGGGTGCCCGCGGTGGCCTGATCGCGCCCGACGACGTAACGTTTGACTATATCCGTGGTCGTAAGTTCGCTCCGCAGGGCGATGCATTTGAGCAGGCCGTTTCCCAATGGCGTGCCCTTAAAACCGACGACGGTGCTGTTTTCGACCGTGAACTGGTGTATCAAGCCGAAGACATTCAGCCAATGATTACCTACGGTACAAATCCGGGTATGGGCATTGGCATTGGCGAACACATTCCGAACCTGAGCGAAATTCCGGCGCAGGAACTGGTATCGTATACAAAATCATTGGCCTATATGGGGTTAGAACCCGGTATGGAGCTACTCAACAAGCACGTCGATTACGTATTCATCGGCTCGTGTACCAATGCCCGTATCGAAGACCTGCGCGCTGTCGCCGACTTTGTCAAAGGCAAACAGAAGGCCGATGGGGTTGAGGTTTGGATTGTTCCGGGCTCGGTTCAGGTCTCTAATCAGGCGAAGGCCGAGGGATTGGTCGCGGTGTTCGAAGCCGCTGGGTTTGAACTCCGGGAGCCGGGTTGCTCGGCCTGCCTGGGTATGAATGAAGATAAAATTCCTGCCGGTAAATACTGCATCAGCACATCGAACCGCAACTTCGAAGGTCGCCAGGGACCGGGAGCCCGCACCTTTCTGGCCAGTCCGATCATGGCTGCCGCAGCAGCTGTAATGGGGCGCGTAACAGACGTTCGGGAACTGGTGTAA
- the ilvA gene encoding threonine ammonia-lyase, translated as MVVEADKKLTFPDLDNIYLAAERLRNVATHTPLQENLNLSDRYGATIFLKREDLQVVRSYKLRGAYNKMASLPAEALTKGVVCASAGNHAQGVAYACRKMGVQGTIFMPTTTPNQKVKQVKLFGKEFVEVVLIGDTFDDAYSAAIEYVNTHDCTLVHPFDDLQVIEGQGTVGLEIFKDSNFKIDYLLMAIGGGGLASGVSTVFKQLSPKTKLIGVEPLGSPSMKVSIDEGRVVTLDEIDKFVDGAAVKRVGETTFEVCQKYLDRVVLVPEGKVCTTILKLYDEDAIVAEPAGALTIAALDLLKDEIKGKNVVCLVSGGNNDITRTEEIKERSLLYEGLKHYFIIRFPQRAGAMREFLSGVLGPNDDITLFEYSKKTNRERGPALVGLELKSRADFEPLLARMHEAKIQFEYLNDKPDLFEFLI; from the coding sequence ATGGTAGTCGAAGCAGACAAGAAACTAACATTTCCCGACCTCGATAATATCTATCTGGCGGCTGAACGGCTTCGGAATGTAGCCACGCACACGCCACTTCAGGAGAATCTTAATCTGTCCGATCGCTACGGCGCTACTATTTTCCTGAAACGCGAAGATTTGCAGGTTGTCCGGTCGTATAAGCTACGGGGTGCCTACAATAAAATGGCCAGCCTTCCTGCCGAAGCGCTGACGAAAGGGGTTGTCTGTGCCAGTGCCGGGAACCATGCCCAGGGCGTGGCGTATGCCTGCCGTAAAATGGGCGTTCAGGGCACGATTTTCATGCCAACGACCACACCAAATCAGAAAGTAAAACAAGTCAAACTGTTTGGTAAGGAATTTGTAGAAGTCGTGTTGATAGGCGACACCTTCGACGATGCCTATTCGGCTGCCATTGAGTACGTGAATACCCACGATTGCACGTTAGTTCACCCATTCGATGACTTGCAGGTCATTGAAGGGCAGGGCACCGTTGGGCTGGAGATTTTTAAAGACTCGAATTTCAAGATCGATTACCTGCTGATGGCGATTGGCGGGGGTGGCTTGGCCTCGGGTGTTTCGACGGTTTTCAAGCAGCTGAGCCCGAAGACGAAACTTATCGGTGTGGAGCCGCTCGGATCGCCATCCATGAAAGTATCCATTGACGAAGGGCGTGTTGTTACACTCGATGAGATCGATAAATTTGTCGATGGAGCGGCCGTTAAACGCGTTGGTGAAACGACCTTCGAAGTTTGCCAGAAATACCTTGATCGCGTTGTCCTGGTTCCGGAGGGAAAAGTCTGCACGACAATCCTCAAACTCTACGACGAAGATGCCATTGTCGCCGAACCCGCGGGAGCCCTTACCATTGCCGCGCTGGATCTGCTGAAAGATGAAATAAAAGGGAAGAACGTGGTTTGTCTGGTCAGCGGTGGCAATAATGACATTACCCGTACCGAAGAAATCAAAGAGCGATCTCTGCTCTACGAAGGGCTAAAACACTACTTCATTATCCGGTTTCCACAGCGGGCGGGTGCCATGCGGGAGTTCCTCTCCGGCGTTCTCGGCCCCAATGATGACATTACGCTGTTCGAGTATTCGAAAAAGACGAACCGCGAACGGGGTCCTGCACTCGTTGGCCTGGAACTGAAGTCCAGAGCAGATTTCGAACCGTTGCTAGCCCGAATGCACGAAGCCAAAATTCAATTTGAGTACCTCAACGACAAGCCCGATTTGTTTGAGTTTTTGATTTGA
- the leuB gene encoding 3-isopropylmalate dehydrogenase has translation MKKHIIVIAGDGIGQEVTAVGKQVLELIADKYNHEFTFDTALIGHAAIEATGNPLPDETVTKSKASDAILFGAVGHPKYDNDPSAKVRPEQGLLGIRKALGLYANLRPIKLFDELLSASSIKAEILQGADILFFRELTGDVYFGEKGRSDDRNTAYDTMIYSRYEIERIAVKAFDAAMTRRKKLCSVDKANVLESSRLWREVVQEIAPRYPEVEVEHQFIDAAAMLLIKDPKRFDVVLTGNLFGDILTDEASQIAGSMGMLASASVGDTTGLYEPIHGSAHDITGKGIANPLASVLSVALMLDISFGLKTEAEEVVSAVDAVLKAGFRTRDIADKSTPSENVLGTQQMGDEILRQLKG, from the coding sequence ATGAAGAAACACATTATCGTTATTGCCGGAGACGGCATTGGCCAGGAGGTTACCGCTGTTGGCAAACAGGTTCTTGAACTGATTGCGGATAAATATAATCACGAGTTCACGTTCGATACGGCTCTGATCGGCCACGCGGCCATCGAAGCAACCGGAAATCCATTACCCGACGAAACCGTTACCAAATCGAAGGCATCGGATGCCATTCTTTTCGGAGCGGTAGGCCATCCTAAATACGATAACGACCCTTCGGCCAAAGTACGACCTGAACAGGGGCTTTTAGGCATTCGCAAGGCTTTGGGTCTCTATGCAAACTTACGACCAATCAAGTTATTTGATGAACTTCTAAGTGCATCGAGTATCAAAGCCGAAATTTTACAGGGAGCGGATATTTTGTTTTTCCGTGAACTCACCGGCGACGTTTACTTTGGTGAGAAAGGGCGGAGTGACGATCGGAATACGGCCTACGATACTATGATTTACAGCCGGTACGAGATAGAACGTATCGCTGTCAAAGCATTCGACGCAGCGATGACCCGGCGTAAAAAGTTATGCTCCGTTGACAAAGCGAACGTACTTGAATCGTCGCGGCTATGGCGGGAAGTCGTTCAGGAAATTGCCCCCCGTTACCCCGAAGTTGAAGTGGAACATCAGTTCATCGATGCAGCTGCCATGCTTCTAATCAAGGATCCCAAACGCTTTGACGTTGTTCTGACAGGAAATCTGTTCGGGGATATCTTAACCGACGAAGCCAGTCAGATCGCGGGTTCGATGGGTATGCTGGCTTCTGCTTCTGTTGGCGACACAACGGGATTGTATGAACCAATTCATGGCTCGGCTCACGATATTACAGGAAAAGGTATCGCTAATCCACTAGCATCCGTTTTGTCGGTAGCGCTTATGCTCGACATCTCATTTGGCCTGAAAACGGAAGCTGAAGAAGTAGTGAGTGCGGTTGATGCAGTACTGAAGGCAGGTTTCCGTACTCGCGACATTGCAGACAAGAGCACTCCGTCTGAAAATGTCCTAGGTACACAACAAATGGGTGACGAAATACTAAGGCAATTAAAAGGCTGA